The genomic window CGCGTCGACCAGCGCGTCCACGATCGGGGAGTCGCCGCTGGTGCGGTAGAGGGTCTGCTTGATGGCGAGCACGTCCGGGTCGGCGGCGGCCTGCTCGACGAAGCGCTGCACGCTGGTCGCGAACGAGTGGTACGGGTGGTGCACCAGCACGTCCCCGTCCCGCAGGGTGGCGAAGACGCTGCGCGGCACCTCGCCCTCGGCGAGTCGGGGATGGGTGGCCGGCACGAACGGCGGGTCCTTCAGGTCGGGCCGGTCGGCCTCGCCGTACACCTGCCAGAGCGCGGAGAGGTCGAGCAGGCCGCGGACCCGCAGCACGTCGTGGCCGTCCATGTCCAGCTCACGGACGAGCAGCTCGAGCATGTGGTCGGAGATCGAGGCGGCGACCTCCAGGCGTACCGGCGGGCCGAACCGGCGCCGGGCCAGCTCCCGCTCGAGGGCCTGGAGCAGGTCCTCGTCGCGGTCCTCGTCGACCTCCACCTCGGCGTTGCGGGTGACCCGGAACAGGTGGCACTCCACCACCTGCATGCCGGAGAAGAGCTGCCCGAGGTGCACCGAGATGAGGTCCTCCACCGGCAGGAACCGCACGCCCGGCAGGTCCCGGGCCACCCGGACGAAGCGCGGCACGTTGTTGGGCACCTTCACCCGGGCGAAGAGCTCCGAGCCGCCGTCCGGGTCGCGGACCGCGACGGCCAGGTTGAGCGACCGCCCCGAGATGTACGGGAACGGGTGTGCCGGGTCGACGGCGAGCGGGGTGAGCACCGGGAAGATGTGCTCCCGGAAGTACGTGCGCAGCCGTTCCCGCTCGGCGTCGTCCAGCTCGCTCCAGCGCAGCACCCGGATGTCCTCGGCGGCCAGCTTCGGCAGCACGTCGTCGACGAAGCAGGCGGCGTGCCGGGAGACCAGGTCGGCCGTCTTCTCCGCGATCAGCTCCAGCTGGGTGCGCAGCGGCAGCCGGTCCCCGCCGCGCACCGGCAGGCCGGCGGAGAGGCGGCGCTTCAGCCCGGCGACCCGCACCATGTAGAACTCGTCCAGGTTGCTGGCGAAGATGGCCAGGAACTTGGCCCGTTCCAGCAGCGGGGTGCGCGGGTCCTCGGCCAGCGCCAGTACCCGGGCGTTGAAGTCGAGCCAGGAGACCTCCCGGTTGAGGAAGCGGTCCTCGGGCAGCGGCGGCGCCGGGGGCGGCTCGGCGCCGGTCGGCGGGCGGTGCTCCGGCCCGGTGACCGGGTCGAGCACCTCGTCCAGCCCGGCCGAGGCGGCCGCGGCGTCGGTGCCGGGGTCCCGGAGCGGGGTCTCCTCGGGGGCGCGGACCGTGCGGAAGCGGCCGTCGGCGTCGCGGGTGCGGGCGCCGTTGCGGGGTTCGGCCGGGTCGGTGGCGTGCGGCGGGCGGTCGGGGTGCTTGCGAGGGGTGCTCACCCGCTCATAATCACCCGATTCCGGTTAACGCAAAATGAACTTCGCCAGGGTGATCAGGCCATGGTCGGCAACGTCACCCGGATCACCGTGCCCGTCGCATCGACGTCGATGCGCACCCGCTGGCCGAGGCGGAGCAGGCGCAGGCCGGAGGCGTCGAAGGCGCGGGCCGGGAAGGCCAGCTCGGTGCCGTCGTCGAGGAGCAGCACGCCGCTGCGGGTCGACGCGTCGTAGGTGGCCACCGTGCCCTGCATGCCAGCACCGTACACCCGGCGGGTCAGGCCGGGGCCGCGGCGGCGTCGGCCCCGAGGAGCGCCGCGGTGCGCGGGCCGAGGCCGAGCCGGGCGGCGGCGGCCAGGTCGTCCGCGGTGTCCACGTCCCGGCGCAGGCTGGGCCAGTCGCCGGCCAGCGGCAGCGCGCCGCTCGCCGCGTGCGCGGCCGCCGAGCCCACCCCGAACCGGGGCTCCAGCGGCACGCCCGCCGGGGCCGCGAGCAGCACCGTGCCGCCGCCCGGGGCGTCGGCCACGAACCGGCGTACCCCCGGCGGGCCGGCCGGGACCGCGGCGAGCGCCGCCGTCAGCTCGGCCGGGCGCAGCGCCGGCAGGTCGGCGGTGAGGCCCGCCACCCGGGCGTGCCGGCCGGCGGCCGCGGCGCCGTGCCGGAAGGCGGCGTTCAGCCCGGCGTCCGGCGTGTCCGGCACGATCCGGGCGCCCGCCGCGGCCAGCTCCGCCGCCGCGCGGGTGTCGTCGGTCACGACCAGCACCTCGACCACCGCCGGGGAGGCCAGCACCGCGCGGACCGTGTCGGCCGCCAGGGCCAGCGCCAACTCCTCATGGGGTACGGCCGGCAGCGCGCCCCGCAGGCGGCTCTTCGCCGCCGGGAGACGCTTCACCGGCACCACCACGGTCCAGGTCGGCTCAGCCACGTGACAATCCTGCCAGTCGGGCGGCGGTACCCTCACTGGCCGGACCCGGGGCGAGCAGGCATGATTTCGTCGCGGGACGTGGGCGCGCGGGTCGGGGCACGACGAGGAGGCACGGTGGGACGGCGAAGGCTGGGATTCTGGCAACGGTTCGCCGTGCTGCTGGTCAAGCCGGTGATGACCGTCTGGACCCGGCGCACCTGGCGGGGCGCGGAGGAGCTGAGCCGCCCCGGCGGCATCATCATCGTGCCGAACCACATCTCGCACGCCGACCCGCTGGTGGCCGCGCACTTCATCCACGACGCCGGGCGCTGGCCGCAGTTCCTGGGCAAGGCCAGCGTGTTCCGGGTCCCGGTGATCGGCTGGATCCTGCACCGGTGCCGGCAGATCCCGGTGGAGCGCGGCACCGTGGACGCGGTGAAGTCGCTGGACAAGCTGGTCGCCGCCCTGGCCGAGGGCGGCGCGGTGGTGATCTACCCGGAGGGGACCACCACCCGGGAGCCCGAGCTGTGGCCGATGAAGGGCAAGACCGGGGCGGCCCGGCTGGCGCTGGCCACCGGCGCGCCGGTGATCCCGCTGGCGATGTGGGGGCCGGAGCGGCTGTTCGACCCGCGGACCA from Micromonospora kangleipakensis includes these protein-coding regions:
- a CDS encoding RNA degradosome polyphosphate kinase, producing MSTPRKHPDRPPHATDPAEPRNGARTRDADGRFRTVRAPEETPLRDPGTDAAAASAGLDEVLDPVTGPEHRPPTGAEPPPAPPLPEDRFLNREVSWLDFNARVLALAEDPRTPLLERAKFLAIFASNLDEFYMVRVAGLKRRLSAGLPVRGGDRLPLRTQLELIAEKTADLVSRHAACFVDDVLPKLAAEDIRVLRWSELDDAERERLRTYFREHIFPVLTPLAVDPAHPFPYISGRSLNLAVAVRDPDGGSELFARVKVPNNVPRFVRVARDLPGVRFLPVEDLISVHLGQLFSGMQVVECHLFRVTRNAEVEVDEDRDEDLLQALERELARRRFGPPVRLEVAASISDHMLELLVRELDMDGHDVLRVRGLLDLSALWQVYGEADRPDLKDPPFVPATHPRLAEGEVPRSVFATLRDGDVLVHHPYHSFATSVQRFVEQAAADPDVLAIKQTLYRTSGDSPIVDALVDAAAAGKQVVVLVELKARFDEVANIGWARTLERAGCHVVYGLVGLKTHCKTALVVRQEGNQIRRYCHIGTGNYHPKTARLYEDFGMLTADPEIGADLTDLFNVLTGYSRQTAFRRLLVAPQGIRSGLIERIEREIAHVRLGMPGLVQFKVNALVDEEITDALYRASRAGVHVDLLIRGMCTLRPGVPGLSENIRVRSILGRFLEHSRVFRFGNNGDAEFWMGSADLMHRNLDRRVEALVQVSDPVARAELDHVLTAAMSPEVDAFDLAGDGSWTRRTGTDEAPLTHLQELLLRRVGGTAG
- a CDS encoding cold-shock protein, whose protein sequence is MQGTVATYDASTRSGVLLLDDGTELAFPARAFDASGLRLLRLGQRVRIDVDATGTVIRVTLPTMA
- the cofC gene encoding 2-phospho-L-lactate guanylyltransferase translates to MAEPTWTVVVPVKRLPAAKSRLRGALPAVPHEELALALAADTVRAVLASPAVVEVLVVTDDTRAAAELAAAGARIVPDTPDAGLNAAFRHGAAAAGRHARVAGLTADLPALRPAELTAALAAVPAGPPGVRRFVADAPGGGTVLLAAPAGVPLEPRFGVGSAAAHAASGALPLAGDWPSLRRDVDTADDLAAAARLGLGPRTAALLGADAAAAPA
- a CDS encoding lysophospholipid acyltransferase family protein, which encodes MGRRRLGFWQRFAVLLVKPVMTVWTRRTWRGAEELSRPGGIIIVPNHISHADPLVAAHFIHDAGRWPQFLGKASVFRVPVIGWILHRCRQIPVERGTVDAVKSLDKLVAALAEGGAVVIYPEGTTTREPELWPMKGKTGAARLALATGAPVIPLAMWGPERLFDPRTTRFGLRPRIPVTVVAGPPVDLSRWAGATPTRAVLEEMTDTIMLRLRDMVVEIRGGTPPPLWERPARPRTPEGTE